One window of the Dermacentor andersoni chromosome 10, qqDerAnde1_hic_scaffold, whole genome shotgun sequence genome contains the following:
- the LOC140213479 gene encoding uncharacterized protein, with product MAGIKPPQPFDFHNAADWPSWIEEFEDYSFASGLSEKKEEIQVRTFLYTMGRKAREILRSLAVKDEDLKTFKVVKAKFEAYFVHTKNTVYESARFNRRRQQPGETVDEFATDLHKLAERCDFDNMKDRLIRDRFVVGLLDEALSEELQMDPKLTLATALARARTSETIKQQQADLKQREGTSAETYVAAVKNKKTEQKREWNATLARRKKTASVKSCTYCAGSMHPRTSCPAKQQKCFYCQKLGHFEKACRIKNRERKLDGVMAPGCPDNGCPDNERQFLGTVTPRQSKLSAHFVTVQINGHEVKMKVDTGAEVTVVGENFPGMPSYLEKAGNLRGPSDASIDTCGKFQAEIAWKDNRCEQTVYVVKNLHMPLLGLPAINALGVVRFLDELETSDEVAIQYPGLFQGIGSIAGEHTIRLTENAIPYAVSTPRRIPIPMKQAVKEELDRLEREGMIRKVEDPTEWKSSVAERQGGSRNYPAAIPNATVLLGGDRQRRRSPEQTPSPPTARDGRR from the exons ATGGCTGGGATAAAGCCTCCGCAGCCATTTGATTTCCATAACGCAGCAGACTGGCCCTCTTGGATTGAGGAATTCGAAGACTACAGCTTCGCATCCGGTCTCAgcgagaaaaaggaagaaattcAAGTAAGAACCTTTCTTTACACAATGGGCCGGAAGGCAAGAGAGATTCTTCGCTCGTTAGCGGTAAAAGACGAAGACCTGAAGACTTTCAAGGTCGTAAAGGCAAAGTTTGAAGCCTATTTCGTTCACACGAAGAACACAGTGTATGAGAGCGCCCGTTTTAACAGACGTCGTCAACAGCCAGGAGAAACTGTAGACGAATTTGCAACCGACCTCCACAAGTTAGCAGAGCGATGCGACTTCGATAACATGAAGGACCGTTTAATAAGGGATCGCTTTGTAGTTGGCCTTCTAGACGAAGCGCTGTCGGAAGAGCTTCAAATGGACCCTAAGCTAACATTGGCCACCGCACTAGCAAGGGCCCGAACAAGCGAAACGataaagcagcagcaagcagacttGAAACAGCGGGAAGGTACGAGCGCCGAAACATATGTTGCAGCggtaaagaacaagaaaacagaacAGAAGAGAGAATGGAATGCTACACTTGCGCGTCGCAAGAAGACCGCTTCTGTAAAAAGCTGCACTTATTGCGCAGGTTCGATGCACCCGCGAACTAGTTGCCCAGCGAAGCAGCAAAAATGCTTTTACTGCCAGAAGCTAGGGCATTTCGAAAAGGCTTGTCGAAtcaaaaacagagaaagaaaacttGACGGGGTAATGGCACCGGGCTGCCCAGATAACGGCTGCCCAGATAACGAGCGCCAATTCCTCGGCACAGTTACACCGCGACAAAGCAAGTTGTCTGCGCACTTCGTGACGGTACAGATAAACGGCCATGAAGTAAAAATGAAAGTCGATACTGGAGCAGAAGTCACGGTCGTGGGGGAAAATTTCCCAGGAATGCCAAGCTATCTTGAGAAAGCAGGAAATCTAAGGGGACCAAGTGACGCAAGCATTGACACGTGCGGAAAGTTTCAAGCCGAAATCGCATGGAAGGACAATCGCTGCGAGCAGACAGTGTATGTCGTAAAAAACTTGCACATGCCTTTACTAGGGCTAcctgcaataaatgcccttggggTAGTTCGATTTTTAGACGAACTAGAAACGTCCGACGAGGTCGCGATACAGTACCCAGGGCTATTTCAAGGAATCGGATCTATAGCAGGAGAGCACACGATACGGTTGACAGAAAATGCAATCCCCTACGCAGTGTCAACCCCGCGCAGGATTCCTATCCCGATGAAGCAAGCGGTTAAGGAGGAACTTGACAGGCTTGAGCGGGAAGGCATGATTAGGAAGGTCGAGGATCCCACGGAATG GAAATCGAGTGTGGCTGAAAGACAAGGGGGCTCCCGGAACTATCCTGCGGCCATCCCAAACGCCACGGTCCTACTGGGTGGGGACCGACAAAGGCGCCGTTCGCCGGAACAGACGCCATCTCCTCCTACTGCCAGAGACGGGAGACGATGA
- the LOC126543606 gene encoding solute carrier family 22 member 7-like — translation MDVLLPQRLAGTDLRTSESFDCEEAFGHGPFQKRMLVLILLGLFSAHCQTMMISLVTDDVDHWCKPQAGFNISEADWKNIAIPIEADGRFSRCRIYERCKPPSEHADSAEHHNIGAVLTGADEGHSRCFQDTSDSRDVPCEGWDYDVRSAETSVVSSWNMVCDQRLLPATLVAVQNAGAVVSLILAGAFVDYVGRRVMLLSSAAAVMTCMVCTFAATNYVRYAVVRFLTGASVAVHTIFTCIIPFEGMTRAYRPQQVLLMAVLGLTLCEIWSVIITHGPRLASEAGHVPGPVGSPAPGFVYRL, via the coding sequence ATGGACGTCCTTCTCCCCCAGCGACTGGCCGGCACCGATCTCCGAACAAGCGAGTCGTTTGACTGCGAGGAAGCGTTTGGTCACGGCCCTTTCCAGAAGAGGATGCTcgtcctcattcttctaggaCTCTTCTCGGCTCATTGCCAAACCATGATGATTTCCCTTGTCACCGATGACGTCGACCATTGGTGCAAGCCACAAGCCGGTTTCAACATCTCTGAAGCCGATTGGAAGAATATTGCCATACCGATCGAGGCCGATGGACGCTTCAGCCGCTGCCGCATTTACGAACGCTGCAAGCCACCCTCTGAACATGCCGATTCCGCTGAGCATCACAATATCGGCGCTGTTCTAACCGGGGCCGACGAGGGGCACAGCCGATGCTTCCAGGACACCAGTGACTCACGCGACGTGCCCTGTGAAGGGTGGGACTACGACGTTCGTTCGGCCGAGACCAGTGTGGTGAGCTCTTGGAACATGGTgtgcgaccaacgtttgctgccgGCCACCCTTGTTGCCGTGCAGAACGCCGGCGCCGTAGTTTCCCTCATCCTGGCCGGAGCCTTCGTAGACTACGTCGGCAGGAGAGTCATGCTACTGTCCTCCGCCGCAGCGGTAATGACCTGCATGGTGTGCACCTTCGCGGCCACAAATTACGTCCGCTACGCTGTGGTGCGCTTCCTTACCGGGGCCAGTGTCGCGGTACACACGATTTTTACCTGCATCATACCGTTCGAGGGGATGACGCGCGCGTACAGGCCGCAGCAAGTGCTCCTTATGGCGGTGCTGGGCCTGACGTTATGTGAGATTTGGAGTGTCATCATAACCCATGGTCCTCGACTGGCGTCTGAAGCAGGTCATGTTCCTGGCCCCGTCGGCTCTCCTGCTCCCGGCTTTGTCTACCGCCTATAA
- the LOC126543607 gene encoding solute carrier family 22 member 7-like: MDVFLPHRLAGADLRTSESFDCQEAFGYGPFQRRMLFLILLGLFSAHCQTMMISLVTDDVDHWCKPQAGFNISAADWKNIAIPIEADGRFSRCRIYERCMPPAEHGDSAEHRNIGAVLTGADEWYNRCLQDTSDPRVVPCDEWDYDVKTAEASAVSSWNMVCDQRLLPATLVALHNAGAFVSLILAGAFVDHVGRRAMLLSSAAAVMTCMVCTFAATNYVRYAMVRFLTGASVAVHTIFTCLIPFEVMTHAHRPQQVLLLAALGLALCEVWSVIIKPMVIDWRLKQVMFLAPTALLLPALSAARESPRWLVAKGRLDAAEAVMMQAAETNNTPLPVTACLVEKLREQMENHASREGADTEDLVDYRSLRRRALAMFAVCFSICFVFYLDAYSTAQYNEFWIPCLTVVVTLTTYAGMHFLMTGVALVRVLSVCFLLTGAIQCALSVAVGTGYVMFSKTLLVLSKGVSNVILVHCFTYVLELFPSAVRAGVACWAFAFGRVAAMCATMTLILKPAGHEDLVFAVAGLFLFVSLLVIRLLPRTTVVEEARIVSRRSSYFTRMSMNYMKLTLVQRILRNKSKTGSVESSKSSSKKSGKSGGSKSPASFKVSHRFRTEQSME; this comes from the coding sequence ATGGACGTCTTTCTCCCCCACCGACTCGCCGGCGCCGATCTCCGAACAAGCGAGTCGTTTGACTGCCAGGAAGCTTTTGGTTACGGCCCTTTCCAGAGGAGGATGCTCTTTCTCATTCTTCTGGGACTCTTCTCGGCTCATTGCCAAACAATGATGATTTCCCTCGTCACCGATGACGTCGACCATTGGTGCAAGCCACAAGCCGGTTTCAACATCTCTGCAGCCGATTGGAAGAATATTGCCATACCGATCGAGGCCGACGGACGCTTCAGCCGCTGCCGCATTTACGAACGCTGCATGCCACCCGCTGAACATGGCGATTCCGCTGAGCATCGCAACATCGGCGCTGTTCTAACCGGGGCCGACGAGTGGTACAACCGATGTTTACAGGACACCAGCGATCCACGCGTCGTGCCCTGTGACGAGTGGGACTACGACGTTAAGACGGCCGAGGCAAGTGCGGTGAGCTCTTGGAACATGGTGTGCGACCAACGTTTGCTTCCGGCCACCCTTGTCGCCCTGCACAACGCCGGCGCCTTTGTTTCCCTTATACTGGCCGGAGCCTTCGTAGACCACGTCGGCAGGAGAGCCATGCTACTGTCCTCCGCCGCAGCGGTAATGACCTGCATGGTGTGCACCTTCGCGGCGACAAATTACGTGCGGTACGCTATGGTGCGCTTCCTTACCGGGGCCAGTGTCGCGGTACACACGATTTTTACCTGCCTCATACCGTTCGAGGTGATGACGCACGCGCACAGGCCGCAGCAAGTGCTCCTGCTGGCGGCTCTGGGCCTGGCGTTATGTGAGGTTTGGAGTGTCATCATCAAACCCATGGTCATCGACTGGCGTCTGAAGCAGGTCATGTTCCTGGCCCCAACGGCTCTCCTGCTCCCGGCTTTGTCTGCCGCCCGAGAGTCACCTCGTTGGCTCGTCGCGAAAGGGAGACTGGACGCGGCCGAAGCAGTCATGATGCAGGCTGCCGAAACCAACAATACCCCGCTTCCTGTCACTGCCTGTCTCGTGGAGAAACTGAGAGAACAGATGGAGAACCACGCAAGTCGCGAAGGTGCGGACACGGAAGACTTGGTCGACTATCGCTCCCTCCGGCGTCGAGCGTTGGCCATGTTTGCCGTTTGCTTCTCCatatgttttgttttttacctcGACGCCTACTCGACAGCGCAGTACAACGAATTTTGGATCCCATGCCTCACGGTTGTCGTCACACTCACGACGTACGCGGGGATGCACTTCCTGATGACCGGCGTCGCACTCGTCAGAGTGCTCAGCGTGTGCTTCCTGTTGACGGGCGCCATTCAATGCGCGCTGAGTGTGGCGGTCGGTACTGGATACGTCATGTTCAGCAAGACCTTACTCGTCCTGTCCAAGGGCGTCTCTAACGTAATCCTTGTACACTGTTTCACCTACGTCCTGGAACTCTTTCCATCCGCAGTGCGCGCCGGTGTCGCCTGCTGGGCATTCGCCTTCGGGCGTGTCGCGGCCATGTGCGCGACAATGACGCTCATTCTGAAGCCAGCCGGACACGAAGACCTGGTGTTCGCCGTTGCGGGACTTTTCCTCTTCGTCTCCTTGCTCGTCATCCGGCTCCTTCCACGGACGACAGTGGTGGAAGAAGCACGAATCGTGTCCAGACGCTCTTCATACTTCACCAGGATGTCCATGAATTACATGAAACTAACCCTCGTACAGAGGATATTGCGCAATAAGTCCAAGACCGGAAGCGTGGAGAGCTCCAAGTCATCCAGCAAGAAGAGTGGGAAAAGTGGTGGCAGCAAAAGTCCTGCAAGTTTTAAAGTGTCTCATCGATTTCGAACCGAGCAAAGCATGGAATGA
- the LOC126543608 gene encoding solute carrier family 22 member 7-like, producing the protein MDVLLPHRLAGADLRTSESFDCEEAFGHGPFQKRMLVLILLGVFSVNCHTLVISLITGDVDHWCKPLAGFNISAADWKNVAIPIEADGRFSRCRVYERCKPPAQHGDSAEPHKIGAVLTGADEWYNRCVQDTSDTRVVPCKEWDYDVRSAEASAVSSWNMVCDQRLLPAILVALQNAGGILSLILAGAFVDYVGRRVMLLSSAAAVVTCTVCTFAATTYVRYAVLRILTGAIVAVHTIFTCIIPFEVMTHAHRPQQVLLLAALGLTLCEVWSVIIKSMVIDWRLKQVVFLAPTALLLPALSIARESPRWLVAKGRLDAAEALMMEAAGTNNVPLPVTACLVEKLREQIKSHASRDGADMEGLVDYRSLRRRALAMFAVCFSISFVFYLDAFSTAQYKEFWIPCLTVVVTMATYAGMHFLMTGVALVKVLSICFLLTGFIQCALSVAVGAGFVMISKALLVLSKGVSNVIFVHCFTYVLELFPSAVRAGVACWAFAFGRIAAMCAAMTIVLKPAGHEDVVFAMAGLFLFVSLLVIRALPPTTVVEEARIVARRASDSTRISMDHMKRTLVQRIVRKKPKTGSMESSKSSSRKSGRSGGSKTPGSSKVSRRFKTEQAPE; encoded by the coding sequence ATGGACGTCCTTCTACCCCACCGACTGGCCGGCGCCGATCTCCGAACAAGCGAGTCGTTTGACTGCGAGGAAGCGTTTGGTCACGGCCCTTTCCAGAAGAGGATGCTcgtcctcattcttctaggaGTCTTCTCGGTTAATTGCCATACCTTGGTGATTTCCCTTATCACCGGTGACGTCGACCATTGGTGCAAGCCGCTCGCTGGTTTCAACATCTCTGCAGCCGATTGGAAGAATGTTGCCATACCGATCGAGGCCGATGGACGCTTCAGCCGCTGCCGCGTTTACGAACGCTGCAAGCCACCCGCCCAGCACGGCGATTCCGCTGAGCCTCACAAGATCGGCGCTGTTCTAACCGGGGCCGACGAGTGGTACAACCGATGTGTACAGGACACCAGCGACACACGCGTCGTGCCCTGTAAAGAGTGGGACTACGACGTTAGATCGGCCGAGGCCAGTGCGGTGAGCTCTTGGAACATGGTgtgcgaccaacgtttgctgccgGCCATCCTTGTCGCCCTGCAGAACGCCGGCGGCATACTTTCCCTTATCCTAGCCGGAGCCTTCGTAGACTACGTCGGAAGGAGAGTCATGCTACTGTCCTCCGCCGCAGCGGTAGTCACCTGCACGGTGTGCACCTTCGCGGCAACAACTTACGTGCGCTACGCTGTGCTGCGCATCCTTACCGGGGCCATTGTCGCTGTACACACGATTTTTACCTGCATCATACCGTTCGAGGTGATGACGCACGCGCACAGGCCACAGCAAGTGCTCCTCCTGGCGGCTCTGGGCCTGACGTTATGTGAGGTTTGGAGTGTCATCATCAAATCCATGGTCATCGACTGGCGTCTGAAGCAGGTCGTGTTCCTGGCCCCGACGGCTCTCCTGCTCCCGGCTTTGTCTATTGCCCGAGAGTCGCCTCGTTGGCTCGTCGCGAAAGGAAGACTGGACGCGGCCGAAGCACTCATGATGGAGGCTGCCGGTACCAACAATGTCCCACTTCCTGTCACGGCCTGTCTCGTGGAGAAGCTGAGAGAACAGATCAAGAGCCACGCAAGTCGCGATGGTGCGGACATGGAAGGCTTGGTCGACTATCGCTCCCTCCGGCGTCGAGCGTTGGCGATGTTTGCCGTTTGCTTCTCCATATCTTTTGTTTTTTACCTCGATGCCTTCTCGACGGCGCAGTACAAGGAATTTTGGATCCCCTGCCTCACGGTTGTCGTCACAATGGCCACGTACGCGGGGATGCACTTCCTGATGACCGGCGTCGCCCTCGTCAAAGTTCTCAGCATCTGCTTCCTGTTGACGGGCTTCATACAATGCGCGCTGAGTGTGGCGGTGGGCGCTGGATTCGTCATGATCAGCAAGGCCTTACTCGTGCTCTCCAAGGGCGTCTCTAACGTAATTTTTGTACATTGTTTCACCTACGTCCTGGAACTCTTTCCATCGGCAGTCCGCGCCGGTGTCGCATGCTGGGCGTTCGCCTTCGGGCGTATCGCGGCCATGTGCGCGGCAATGACCATCGTCCTGAAGCCAGCCGGACACGAAGATGTGGTATTCGCCATGGCGGGActtttcctcttcgtctcccttcTCGTCATCCGCGCCCTGCCACCCACGACAGTGGTCGAAGAAGCACGAATCGTGGCCAGGCGCGCATCAGACTCCACCAGGATCTCCATGGATCACATGAAACGAACCCTCGTACAGAGGATAGTACGCAAGAAGCCCAAGACCGGAAGCATGGAGAGCTCCAAGTCATCCAGCAGGAAGAGTGGGAGGAGTGGTGGCAGCAAAACGCCTGGAAGTTCTAAAGTGTCTCGTCGATTTAAAACCGAGCAAGCGCCGGAATGA